A single genomic interval of Nycticebus coucang isolate mNycCou1 chromosome 21, mNycCou1.pri, whole genome shotgun sequence harbors:
- the LOC128573972 gene encoding molecular chaperone MKKS-like, translated as MLTLEMSHLEAKKPSLCNSEPLTSEGVRATLSVWRGIMSSCYGPSGRLKQLHNGLGGYVCTTSQSAALLRNLSVTHPILKILVTSVQNHVSCFSDCGLFTAILCCNLIENVLKLVLTPTTVIKLNKHLLHLCINYLNSEACGCRIPVDFSSTRILLGLVRSVLTSKPASMLTKQEVDHISTLILRTFLLTIPENTEGHIILGKSIIVPLKGQRVTESTVLPGILIEMPEVQFMKLLPIKKSGALKVALFCTTLSGDLSDTGEGTVVVPCGVSLESAVLDQLLNLGRQLVSDHVDLVLCQKVMHPSLKQLLSVHQVIAIDRIGVTLMESLSKVTGTQPIGSLGSISTSSYGSVKNLRTAKFGSKHFFHLIPDEGTICSLLLCNRNDSAWDELKLTCQTALHVLQLTIKEPWVLLGGGCTETHLAAYIRHKTRNEPESILKGDDGCTQTELQLIAEAFCSALESLAVSLEHDGGEILTDMKYGHFWSVQAHSPSAVNWSDLLSRCGCGLYNSQEELSWSFLRSTRLPFTPQTCLPREAVDSSSTLTVDCLTAKLGGLQVAVETANLILDLSYVIEDKN; from the exons ATGCTAACACTTGAAATGTCTCATTTAGAAGCTAAGAAGCCATCATTGTGTAACAGTGAGCCACTGACAAGTGAAGGAGTCAGGGCCACACTTTCTGTGTGGAGAGGAATCATGTCATCATGCTATGGCCCTTCAGGCAGGCTGAAGCAGCTGCACAACGGCCTTGGAGGTTATGTGTGCACGACCTCACAGTCTGCAGCCCTGCTTCGTAACCTTTCAGTCACCCATCCCATACTAAAGATCCTTGTGACTTCCGTGCAGAATCATGTGTCATGCTTCAGTGACTGTGGCTTATTCACAGCCATTCTCTGCTGCAACCTgattgaaaatgttctgaaattagtcTTGACACCCACCACTGtcattaaattaaataaacatcTTTTGCATCTCTGCATCAATTATCTGAACTCCGAGGCCTGTGGCTGCCGAATCCCAGTTGACTTTAGCAGCACTCGGATCCTCCTGGGCTTGGTGCGCAGTGTGCTGACAAGTAAACCTGCCAGTATGCTCACCAAACAGGAGGTTGATCATATCAGCACTCTGATACTGAGAACTTTTTTGCTTACAATTCCAGAAAATACTGAAGGCCATATCATTTTAGGAAAGAGTATAATCGTACCTCTAAAAGGTCAAAGAGTTACAGAGTCTACTGTATTACCTGGAATACTCATTGAAATGCCAGAAGTGCAATTCATGAAGCTGTTACCTATCAAAAAGTCAGGGGCCCTCAAGGTGGCACTCTTCTGTACTACTTTATCCGGAGACCTTTCTGACACTGGAGAAGGAACCGTGGTGGTTCCTTGTGGGGTTTCTCTTGAAAGTGCAGTTCTGGACCAGCTGCTCAACCTAGGAAGGCAGCTAGTCAGTGACCACGTAGATCTTGTCCTGTGCCAAAAAGTCATGCACCCGTCTTTGAAACAGCTGCTCAGTGTGCACCAAGTTATTGCCATAGACAGAATTGGAGTGACCCTGATGGAATCTTTGAGTAAAGTGACAG GAACACAGCCTATTGGTTCTCTAGGCTCAATATCAACTAGTAGTTACGGAAGTGTGAAAAATTTGCGTACTGCAAAATTTGGctccaaacatttttttcatcttattcCTGATGAAGGAACAATCTGCAGTTTGCTTCTCTGCAACAGAAACGATAGTGCCTGGGATGAGCTGAAG CTCACATGTCAAACAGCACTGCATGTCCTGCAGTTAACAATCAAAGAACCCTGGGTGTTACTGGGAGGTGGCTGTACCGAAACTCATTTGGCTGCATATATTAGACACAAG ACTCGCAACGAGCCAGAAAGCATTCTCAAAGGTGATGATGGATGTACTCAAACGGAACTTCAACTAATTGCTGAAGCATTTTGCAGTGCTCTAGAGTCTCTTGCTGTTTCTTTAGAACATGACGGTGGCGAAATTCTCACTGACATGAAATATGGACACTTTTGGTCAGTTCAGGCACATTCTCCCTCTGCTGTGAACTGGTCAGATTTGCTTTCACGGTGTGGCTGTGGATTATACAATAGCCAAGAAGAACTCAGCTGGTCTTTCCTAAGAAGCACACGTCTTCCTTTCACACCACAAACCTGCCTTCCACGTGAAGCTGTGGACTCCAGCAGCACCCTGACTGTAGACTGTTTGACTGCTAAGCTTGGCGGCCTCCAGGTGGCTGTAGAAACAGCCAATTTGATTTTGGATCTTTCATATGTCATTgaagataaaaattaa